A region of the Longimicrobium sp. genome:
GTACGCGTGGACGACCGGCGGCGCAGCGCGCGTGCGGCAGAGCTGGCGCGTGGTGCTGGCGCGGTCGTGGCGCTCGCGGCGGCTGGCGGCGCAGGGCGCCGCGCGGCAGCGGGCGCTCCTCGACTCCGCGGCGGCGCTCGCGGAGAGCTACGCGCCGCTCCTCGGCTGGGACGTGACGCACGTGGTGGTCGCGCAGAACCTGCTGCCGTTCCTCTGGCGAAGCGGGCACCTGGGCGGCCGCACCTTCGACGTGCTGATGACCGCGCCGCCGATGGCCGAGCTGCACGCCCGGCTGGACGTCGCCGCCCGCCTGCACCCCGCGAGCCCCACGCTGGCCGACTTCCGCGCCGACGAGGCGCTGCTGCACGACGAGGCCGAGGCGCTCGTCCACGCGCGGCGGATCGTGACGCCGCACCGGGATGTCGCCGCGCTCTTCCCCGGACGGGCCGAGGTGCTGGACTGGGCTCGCCCGGCACCAAAGCGCGTGCGACAGAACGCAGGGACGCGCCCGCGAATCGTCTTCCCCGGCCCCACCGCGGGGCGAAAGGGCGCATACGAGCTGCGCGAGGCGCTGGCGGGCATGGACGTGGAACTGGTGGCGATGGGATCGATGCTGGAAGGCGCCGGCTTCTGGGACGGGATTCGCCTCGCGCCGGCGGAGGCGCAGTGGCTCGACGGCGCGGACCTCGTCGTCCTCCCCGCGTTCGTGGAGAACCGGCCGCGCAGGCTGCTGCAGGCGCTCGCGAGCGGCGTCCCCGTGATCGCCACGCCCGCGTGCGGCCTGGGAGCGGAAGACGGCCTCACGCTCGTCCCCGCGGGCGATGCAGGCGCCTTGCGAGAAGCAATCGTCGATGTGCTCGCCGCCCGATCATCCAACTTCGTTCAAATCGGCTGAAAAACTGAGCGCCGGCGGCTGATCATCAGCCGCCGGCGCCTGTCGCCTTGAATCCACCATCTTCCAGTCTCTCCCATTCAGCGCGCGGCGAGGAGTTCTCCGGCCGCGCGCCCGTTCGCGTCCGTCTCGGCGTCTGGACCGACGCGCACCAGCAGCCCCGCCGCGGCCAACTCCTCCCGCTCGTGCGCGACTGGATCTTCCCCCGCGGCAGCCGCGATCATCGCGCGGGCGAGGCGGGCGTCCAGCGGGCGCTCGTGGTACGCGCCGTCGCGGCGGTCGAGGAGGAGATGGTACTCGCCCTCGGGGACGTCGTCGAACGGAGGTTTGCGCTTCGCGGCGAGATGCGGGAGCAGCACCGCAGGATCGTGCGCGAACGCGGCGACGCGGACGAGCGGATGCGGCGCGAACGGAGTTTCCGCATCGCCCGTCTCCACCTGCTGTTCGAGGAGGCCCGGCTGCGGCGCGGCGGCCAGTTCGTAGCGCATCATCTCGAAATCCACCACCTCGCGCAGGTACGGCGACGCGAGGCGGCCGCTGGCGACAGCGGCGCGGATGAAGCCGGCGAAGCGCTCGGCCTCGCGGCGCATGTTGCGGTCGGGGGGATGCGCCGCCCAGAACTCGTCGGCCACGGCGCGCGCCTCGCCGCCCAGCAGGTGCACGGTGCCGGGGAGGATGGCCACCAGCGTGGTGATGCGGTTGTAGCGGTAGAGCGAGCAGTTCACTCGCATCCCGCGCTGCCCCGCGGCCGC
Encoded here:
- a CDS encoding VanW family protein, which gives rise to MPSPDISQPHHGVPHSRTGALVFRAKAAGLRLRRTAGDLLRGPRRHPRAAAPCDAPVLAESATPLWTNAGPGELALVAGKVHNLRLAARRIDGVELPAGAVFGFWAQVGRASRLRGFVAGRELREGCLIPSVGGGLCQLSSALYDAALRAGCEIVERHAHTRVVPGSAAELGRDATVFWNYVDLRFRAPRPLRIEARMDDRTLTVRLRGPRAAEPVRSPDAPLRVLRVLGAPPRSCPSCGEAACFRHRPVPLEFAGRTAHLLDEWSPEIDGYLAGIRRDGDVMGIPLDGRRFRKPAYAWTTGGAARVRQSWRVVLARSWRSRRLAAQGAARQRALLDSAAALAESYAPLLGWDVTHVVVAQNLLPFLWRSGHLGGRTFDVLMTAPPMAELHARLDVAARLHPASPTLADFRADEALLHDEAEALVHARRIVTPHRDVAALFPGRAEVLDWARPAPKRVRQNAGTRPRIVFPGPTAGRKGAYELREALAGMDVELVAMGSMLEGAGFWDGIRLAPAEAQWLDGADLVVLPAFVENRPRRLLQALASGVPVIATPACGLGAEDGLTLVPAGDAGALREAIVDVLAARSSNFVQIG